A genomic window from Maridesulfovibrio sp. includes:
- the fdnG gene encoding formate dehydrogenase-N subunit alpha, translated as MKCDRRKFLKLTASSAMCLSLAQIGVNLTPIKSYAASLKIDGAKEVFTVCPFCSVSCFAIGYVKNGKLVGVEGDPDYPINEGSLCAKGAAMFTMTTSHHRLQKPMYRAPYSDKWEEKSWNWIIDRIARRVKETRDKDFIHKNKSGQQVNRLESMFLMGTSHASNEECALTHQFARGLGVVHMDHQARVCHSSTVSALGESFGRGAMTNHWIDIGNADSILIMGSNAAEHHPISFKWVLRAKDKGATVMHVDPKFSRTSARSDFHVPLRSGTDIAFLGGMIKYIIEKKKYFNEYVVEYTNASLIVGKDFDFKDGLFSGFDPKKRSYDKSKWALELDSKGVPKRDKSLKHPRCVFQLLKKHYSRYSLDKVSSTTGVPEETLLRVYETFTATGTGKKAGTILYALGWTQHTVGVQNIRTSGIIQLLLGNIGIAGGGINALRGEPNVQGSTDHALLYHILPGYMAMPQAEWSTYDKYNKANTPISNDPESANWWQHKPKYFASLLKSWFGDNATQKNGFCYELLPKVDKGVDYSYLFMFDRMYRGEMKGGFFMGLNPMNSVPNTNKIRKAMDNLDWVVCAELHNTETTDNWHRPGVDPKKVKTEFFLLPSAHRLEKSGSVTNSGRWLLWHGQVIPPQYEVRPFAEMYIPLMNQIRKLYTEEKGTFPDPVLKLDWPEKFDPDDLCQRINGRFTRDVVIKGKKYKKGQQVPSFVSLADDGSTSSLNWLYCGSWTEEAGNKSLRRSPKQTPMQAKIGLYPNWSWSWPVNRRILYNRASVDVNGKPFNPDKAVIEWKNGKWIGDIPDGGWPPLSSGKGKYPFIMQQHGLGHLFGPGRMDGPFPEHYEPVETPVKSNLFSKQLNSPVYKFTDSAMDVLAKAADPRFPIVLTTYSLTEHWCGGGETRNVPNLLEAEPQLYVELSPELAEEKGIKNGEVIIVESIRGRVEAVAMVTVRMRPLKVHGRIIHEIGMPYCFGWTTPGCGDSTNRLTPSVGDPNTTIPEFKACCVNIHKAKKVTELATP; from the coding sequence ATGAAATGTGACCGCCGAAAATTTTTAAAGCTCACAGCCTCATCAGCAATGTGCCTTTCACTGGCACAAATCGGTGTCAATCTGACCCCGATTAAAAGCTATGCTGCCAGCCTGAAAATCGACGGAGCAAAGGAGGTATTTACCGTTTGTCCATTCTGTTCCGTCAGCTGCTTTGCTATCGGATATGTAAAAAACGGTAAATTAGTGGGTGTCGAAGGTGATCCGGATTATCCCATCAACGAAGGTTCTTTGTGTGCCAAAGGCGCAGCCATGTTTACCATGACTACTTCACACCATCGGCTGCAAAAACCCATGTACCGAGCACCATACAGTGACAAATGGGAAGAAAAAAGCTGGAATTGGATAATCGACCGCATTGCACGCAGGGTCAAGGAAACCAGAGACAAGGACTTCATTCACAAAAACAAGTCCGGACAGCAGGTCAACCGCCTGGAATCGATGTTTCTGATGGGAACCTCCCACGCCAGTAACGAAGAATGTGCGCTTACCCACCAGTTTGCCAGAGGTCTTGGCGTAGTACATATGGACCATCAGGCCCGTGTATGCCATAGCTCCACAGTTTCCGCGCTTGGTGAAAGCTTTGGACGCGGCGCCATGACCAACCACTGGATCGACATCGGCAACGCTGACTCAATTCTGATTATGGGCAGTAACGCAGCTGAACACCATCCCATCTCATTCAAATGGGTACTCAGAGCGAAAGACAAGGGCGCAACCGTAATGCATGTTGACCCTAAGTTTTCCAGAACATCTGCCCGTTCAGACTTTCATGTTCCTCTGAGATCAGGAACCGACATCGCCTTCCTCGGCGGCATGATCAAATACATCATTGAAAAGAAGAAATATTTTAATGAATACGTTGTTGAATACACCAATGCATCATTAATCGTCGGTAAGGACTTCGATTTCAAGGATGGTCTTTTTTCAGGATTCGACCCCAAGAAACGTTCTTACGACAAAAGTAAATGGGCCTTGGAATTGGATTCCAAGGGTGTCCCCAAACGGGATAAATCGCTCAAACATCCCCGCTGTGTATTCCAGCTGCTGAAAAAACATTACTCCCGCTATTCACTCGATAAGGTTTCATCAACCACTGGCGTTCCCGAAGAAACCCTGCTGCGTGTCTATGAAACATTTACCGCAACAGGTACCGGTAAAAAAGCCGGTACCATTCTCTATGCTCTGGGATGGACCCAGCATACCGTCGGCGTGCAGAATATCCGTACTTCCGGTATAATCCAGCTTCTTCTGGGTAACATAGGTATCGCCGGCGGCGGCATCAACGCATTGCGCGGAGAACCAAATGTTCAAGGCTCCACAGACCATGCACTTCTCTACCATATCCTGCCCGGCTATATGGCTATGCCGCAGGCGGAATGGTCTACCTACGATAAATACAACAAGGCCAACACACCGATAAGCAATGATCCCGAGTCTGCCAACTGGTGGCAGCATAAGCCGAAATACTTTGCATCGTTGCTTAAGAGCTGGTTCGGCGATAATGCAACTCAGAAAAACGGATTCTGCTATGAACTCCTGCCCAAAGTGGATAAGGGCGTGGATTACTCCTATTTGTTCATGTTCGACCGCATGTATCGCGGTGAAATGAAAGGTGGCTTCTTCATGGGACTAAACCCCATGAACAGCGTTCCCAATACCAATAAAATCCGTAAAGCAATGGATAATCTTGATTGGGTTGTCTGTGCTGAATTGCATAATACCGAAACTACGGACAACTGGCATCGCCCGGGAGTTGATCCCAAAAAAGTAAAGACTGAATTCTTCCTGCTACCATCTGCGCACCGTCTGGAAAAATCAGGCTCAGTAACAAACTCGGGACGCTGGCTGCTCTGGCATGGTCAGGTTATACCTCCCCAGTATGAAGTACGTCCGTTCGCCGAAATGTATATTCCGCTTATGAATCAAATCAGGAAACTCTATACAGAGGAAAAGGGAACATTCCCTGATCCAGTTCTTAAACTTGACTGGCCAGAAAAGTTTGATCCTGATGATCTTTGTCAGCGCATTAACGGCCGCTTCACCCGTGATGTGGTCATTAAAGGCAAAAAGTATAAAAAGGGACAACAGGTGCCGAGCTTCGTTTCCCTTGCTGATGACGGTTCAACTTCAAGTCTAAACTGGCTCTACTGCGGCAGCTGGACAGAAGAAGCGGGCAACAAGAGCCTCCGCCGCAGTCCGAAACAGACCCCCATGCAGGCTAAGATCGGCCTCTATCCCAACTGGTCATGGAGTTGGCCTGTTAACCGCCGTATTCTCTATAACCGTGCCTCTGTTGATGTTAACGGCAAACCGTTCAACCCGGATAAAGCTGTCATCGAATGGAAAAACGGCAAGTGGATTGGCGACATACCTGACGGCGGCTGGCCTCCGCTTTCCTCCGGCAAAGGAAAATACCCCTTCATCATGCAGCAGCATGGTTTAGGACACCTTTTCGGCCCCGGCAGAATGGATGGCCCTTTCCCCGAACATTATGAGCCGGTCGAAACCCCGGTTAAGAGCAACCTGTTCTCAAAGCAGCTTAACAGCCCGGTCTATAAATTCACAGACAGTGCTATGGACGTCCTCGCCAAAGCTGCCGATCCGAGATTCCCGATTGTACTGACAACATACAGCCTTACCGAGCATTGGTGTGGCGGCGGAGAAACACGCAATGTGCCTAACCTCCTCGAAGCTGAGCCGCAGCTCTATGTTGAGCTGAGCCCG